The DNA window TTGCCTGGCTGTTCAGCCTGTCTATGAGGGCTTCCTTTTCCTTGACAAACAGGTTCATAAAGGCCTTCTTGGTCTTGGCCACCTTGACGCATTTGATGATGACCGGATTGGTGTCGGTCTTGATCCTGGCGTCAAAGTCGGAGATGAGCTCTCTCAGCTGCTCCTCCTCGATGGTGTAGAGCAGCTCGTCGTGGCGGGTGCCGCATTTCATAAGGTCGATGGCCGGGAATATGCGTCTTTCTGCCAGGCTCCTGTCCAAAATGAGCTCCATATTGCCCGTGGCCTTGAATTCCTCGAATATGGCGTCGTCCATCTTGCTGCCCGTGTCCACCAGGGCCGTGGCTATGATGGTCAGGCTGCCGCCGTTTTCTATGTTTCTGGCCGCTCCGATGAACTTTTTGGGCCTGTAGAGGGCGGCGGGGTCGATGCCGCCGGACAGCGTGCGTCCGCTGGGAACGACGGTGATATTGGAGGAGCGGGTGAGACGGGTCAGGGAGTCCAGCAGTATGATGACGTCCCGGCCGCTCTCTGTGTAGCGCTTGGATTTGTTCAGCACCTGCTCGGCCACCCACATATGGTTTTCGGGGGTCTCGTCAAAGGTGGAGGCCACCACTATGACGTTGTCCGGGTTTTTCACGTTGATGACGCTGCGCTTGATGTCTGTGACTTCCTCGGGCCTTTCGTCTATGAGCAGTATGATGAGGATGCTGTCCGGGTAATTGGTGGCGAAGGAGTTGGCCATGTCCTTCAGCAGGGTGGTCTTGCCCGCCTTTGGAGGCGCCACTATGAGGCCTCTCTGGCCCTTGCCTATGGGGGCAAACAGGTCTATGAGCCTGAGTGAAGCGTCGCTGATGAGCCTGTCGCAGTCGTCCTTGGCCAGCTCCATCTCGTAGCGGGTGTCCGGATATACGGCCACCAGCTCCTCAAAGGGCTTGCGGGTCTGCTTTTGCAGCTCCGGGTCCAGGCCGTTCACCTGCTCTATCTTCAGCAGTGAACGGTGCCGCTCGTTTTCCTTGGGCTGACGGACCACGCCGGTGACCGTGTCCCCGTCCATGAGGCCGAAGAGCTTGATCTGGGAGGCGCTGACGTAGGTGTCGGTGATGTCCTTGACGAAATTGTGTCTCAGAAAACCCCGGATGTTGCCCTGGGCGTCCCGGATGATCTCCAGGATGCCCGTGTCCTTGAAGAAACCGCTCTGCTTGGAATAAGCCTCGGTGATCTCTCCCTTCAGCTCCGCCCGGTCCTTGCCCGCCGGGTCTATCTTCAGCTGCTTTGCCCTCTCCTTGAGCTCTTCGTAGCTCATGGTGTCCAGCTCCTGCAGCCTGAGGAAGTTCTGGGTGTTCTGCGGCGTGTCCGCCGCGGTGCCGTTTGCGTCGTTTTTCAGCATGGGTCACGCATCCTTTGTTATGGCTCTATGCGCCATACGTCCCTCAGCTCTCTGTAGCTGCCGTCCAGGTCCAGACCGTAGCCGCAGACGAAGCCGTCTTTGATGGCAAAGCCTGCATAGTCGGGCTCATATTTCCCTTCGCGGTAGAGCAGTGAAAAGATCTTGATCTCGGAGGGATTCAGCTTGGCCAGCTCTTGAGAGACGGTGGTCACCGTGAGGCCCGTGTCAACTATGTCCTCCACCAGTATCACGGGCTTGCCCGCTATGTCCTCGGTCAGGTCCAGGGACCCGGTGACCCGGCCGGTGCTCTCGGTGCCCTTGTAAGAGTTGAAGCTGACAAAGTCGATCCTGACGGGTATCTTGAGCAATCTGACCAGGTCTGCCGTGACCATAAAGGCTCCCTTCAGATTGCAGATGATGACTACCTCCCGGCCCGCATAGTCCCGGTTTATGGCGCTGGACAGCTCTACCAGCTTCATCTGGATCTTCCTATTGGATAACAGTTTCTTTTTCATGACAGATGGGGCGAATGCCCCTGTATTCCTCCGTGTATTATTCTGTGGTGACAGGCTTGATGGTCCTGATATGCAGCTCCTTCAGCTGGTCTGCGTCCACTTCCGAAGGAGCGTCGGTCATGGGATCCACCGCCGTGGCGGTCTTGGGGAAGGCCATGACGTCTCTGATGTTGTCGTCGTCCGCGAGGAGCATGATGAGCCTGTCTATGCCGGGGGCTATGCCGCCGTGAGGGGGAGCCCCGTATTCAAAGGCGTCCAGCATGTGTCCGAACCGGGCGCGTATATCCTCGTCCTTGTAATTCATGAGCGAAAAGACCTTGTTCTGTATGTCTCTTCTGTGGATCCTGATGGAGCCGGAAGCGCACTCGCTGCCGTTGCAGACGAAGTCAAAGGCCTGAGCCCTGATCTTGCCGGGGTCCGTGTCCAGGAGAGGCAGGTCTTCCTCGTAGGGCATGGTAAAGGGATGATGGGTGGCGTCCCAGCGGTTTTCCTCTTCCTTCCATTCGTACATGGGGAAGTCCAGCACCC is part of the Abditibacteriota bacterium genome and encodes:
- the rho gene encoding transcription termination factor Rho, which translates into the protein MLKNDANGTAADTPQNTQNFLRLQELDTMSYEELKERAKQLKIDPAGKDRAELKGEITEAYSKQSGFFKDTGILEIIRDAQGNIRGFLRHNFVKDITDTYVSASQIKLFGLMDGDTVTGVVRQPKENERHRSLLKIEQVNGLDPELQKQTRKPFEELVAVYPDTRYEMELAKDDCDRLISDASLRLIDLFAPIGKGQRGLIVAPPKAGKTTLLKDMANSFATNYPDSILIILLIDERPEEVTDIKRSVINVKNPDNVIVVASTFDETPENHMWVAEQVLNKSKRYTESGRDVIILLDSLTRLTRSSNITVVPSGRTLSGGIDPAALYRPKKFIGAARNIENGGSLTIIATALVDTGSKMDDAIFEEFKATGNMELILDRSLAERRIFPAIDLMKCGTRHDELLYTIEEEQLRELISDFDARIKTDTNPVIIKCVKVAKTKKAFMNLFVKEKEALIDRLNSQASND
- a CDS encoding hypoxanthine phosphoribosyltransferase, which produces MKLVELSSAINRDYAGREVVIICNLKGAFMVTADLVRLLKIPVRIDFVSFNSYKGTESTGRVTGSLDLTEDIAGKPVILVEDIVDTGLTVTTVSQELAKLNPSEIKIFSLLYREGKYEPDYAGFAIKDGFVCGYGLDLDGSYRELRDVWRIEP